One genomic window of Glycine max cultivar Williams 82 chromosome 16, Glycine_max_v4.0, whole genome shotgun sequence includes the following:
- the LOC102667935 gene encoding transcription factor GTE12 — protein sequence MSRLRKLQKTEGQRRSPRISALEAEAHVHSMRRHLDNGQGPAFRTRGRKNTKLRPNKGVKHSCHQDIQKKSGDDKPSKLPSSPSLPEKQILQLVLDTLQRRDTYEIFAEPVDPNEVEDYYAIVKEPMDFGTMRAKLHEGMYRSLEQFEVYSLYFIYAHVHDVFLIFDNAMHFNSSGTIYFRQARVINELAKKVFDLLKNNPEKFELEFSETRRKVGRRNQGDSRDSTDLKSSEIASGVPSKTVPCSSRGTPNKRSFKANHGSKHVEITAGKLLCRSSEIDRRCTYRPLSLEEDKSIFSTVYGKLKLLEHVNQQDIGYKDSLMLFAKDLGPTAQNIAKRKLLGCEIRTASTSAPCRPDTSNGREKVEGTLNAEREKDCRPLDGNALGCHRLSLGCHKEFPNKSFCFDSSYLQACAEDFTYSDQGSKETGKKSVRMLLDRSKLLNQENLSVSVLENFKAGSVVNSRLENSCELQSQPQAIESSDVSGYVQEKSQLQNNFMFRSNCAMGDREGTNEISCSADQAMKILKSDQTVSSASSFVFNLPYLKTRLDQINSSE from the exons ATGAGCCGATTGAG AAAACTGCAAAAAACAGAAGGGCAAAGGAGAAGCCCACGAATATCTGCATTGGAGGCTGAGGCTCATGTCCATTCAATGAGGCGCCACTTGGACAACGGTCAGGGACCTGCATTCCGAACTAGGGGCAGAAAGAACACAAAACTGAGGCCAAACAAG GGTGTGAAGCATTCCTGCCATCAAGATATTCAAAAGAAAAGTGGTGATG ATAAACCATCAAAACTGCCATCTTCACCTTCGTTGCCTGAGAAACAAATACTTCAACTTGTACTTGACACTTTACAAAG GAGAGACACGTATGAAATATTTGCTGAACCAGTTGACCCAAACGAG GTTGAGGATTATTATGCAATCGTTAAAGAGCCTATGGATTTTGGCACCATGAGGGCTAAATTACACGAGGGGATGTACAGGAGTCTAGAACAATTTGAGGTTTACAgcctttattttatatatgctcACGTG CATGATGTTTTCTTAATATTCGACAATGCAATGCATTTTAATTCTTCTGGTACCATCTATTTCAGGCAG GCTCGTGTAATCAATGAACTAGCTAAGAAAGTTTTTGATCTATTAAAAAACAATCCTGAGAAGTTTGAATTGGAATTCTCAGAAACAAGGCGAAAAGTAGGTCGGAGAAACCAAGGAGATTCTAGGGATTCCACAGACCTGAAATCCAGTGAAATAGCTAGTGGTGTGCCCTCAAAAACTGTGCCATGTTCTTCTCGTGGTACACCAAACAAGAGAAGCTTTAAGGCAAATCATGGGTCTAAGCATGTTGAGATTACTGCAGGTAAGTTACTCT GCAGATCTTCTGAGATTGATAGGCGATGTACTTATAGACCTTTGTCCCTTGAGGAGGATAAGTCAATATTTTCAACAGTATATGGTAAATTGAAACTGCTTGAGCAC GTAAATCAGCAAGATATTGGCTACAAAGATAGCTTGATGTTGTTTGCTAAAGATTTAGGACCCACTGCACAAAATATTGCTAAAAGGAAATTACTTGGATGTGAAATTCGTACAGCATCTACTTCTGCTCCATGCAGGCCAGATACTTCTAATGGAAGGGAAAAGGTTGAAGGCACATTGAATGCTGAAAGAGAGAAAGACTGCAGGCCCTTAGATGGTAATGCTTTGGGATGTCACAGGTTGTCCTTAGGGTGTCACAAAGAGTTCCCAAACAAGAGTTTCTGTTTTGATTCATCCTATTTGCAAGCTTGTGCTGAAGATTTTACTTACTCAGATCAAGGATCCAAAGAAACTGGTAAGAAGTCTGTGAGGATGTTACTGGACAGATCAAAGTTGCTTAATCAAGAAAATTTGTCTGTTTCAGTCCTAGAGAATTTTAAAGCTGGTAGTGTGGTAAACTCAAGGTTAGAAAACAGTTGTGAGCTTCAAAGTCAACCTCAGGCCATAGAAAGTAGTGATGTTTCAGGTTACGTTCAAGAAAAAAGCCAATTGCAAAACAATTTCATGTTTCGTTCAAATTGTGCAATGGGTGATCGTGAAGGAACAAATGAGATTAGTTGCTCAGCTGATCAGGCCATGAAGATTTTAAAATCAGACCAAACTGTGTCGTCGGCTTCTAGTTTTGTTTTCAATCTTCCATATTTGAAGACACGACTTGATCAGATAAATTCCTCAGAGTAA
- the LOC100817417 gene encoding putative DEAD-box ATP-dependent RNA helicase 29 isoform X2, which yields MGREATKKKKMKKNAKSGGFESLGLNPNVFKGIKRKGYKVPTPIQRKTMPLILSGSDVVAMARTGSGKTAAFLVPMLHRLNQHIPQSGVRALILSPTRDLALQTLKFTKELGHFTDLRVSLLVGGDSMESQFEELAQSPDIIIATPGRLMHHLSEVDDMSLRSVEYVVFDEADCLFGMGFAEQLHQILAQLGENRQTLLFSATLPSALAEFAKAGLRDPQLLRLDLETRISPDLKLAFFTLRQEEKYSALLYLIREHIGSDQQTLIFVSTKHHVEFLNLLFREEGIEPSVCYGDMDQDARKIHVSRFRSRKTMLLIVTDVAARGIDIPLLDNVINWDFPPKPKIFVHRVGRAARAGRTGTAYSFVTPEDMAYLLDLHLFLSKPIKPAPTEEEVLQDMEGVLSRCEQAMANRETIYGRFPQKVIDLVSDRVREIIDTSAELELLQRTCKNAFRLYSKTKPLPAKESIRRVKDLPHEGLHPMFMNVLETGELTALAFSEHLKKFRPKQTILEAEGEAAKLKHQQGPSGQWADVMKRKRAIHENIINLVHEQQQSKSNKEKEEIQLEISPSMEKGRKAACGSKRKPQSFKDEDHYISSIPKNQHMEAGLSVKANEDFASNRLEAAVLDLVADDGAGIQKQRSMYHWDKRGKKYIKLNNGDRVAANGKIKTESGAKTKANKTGIYKKWKERSHVRISLKGTNNGDPQDSTSLTGSYQRGRSNFKGSKKQHSMPNAHVRSELKDMDQIRKERQTKANRVSYIKSKSTKGKRFGKNGKKRKGK from the exons ATGGGACGCGAAgcgacgaagaagaagaagatgaagaagaatgcAAAATCTGGGGGTTTTGAATCACTTGGTCTGAATCCCAATGTGTTCAAAGGAATCAAGCGCAAAGGGTACAAAGTGCCCACTCCAATTCAGCGGAAGACCATGCCCCTCATCCTTTCTGGCTCCGACGTCGTTGCCATGGCTCGCACGGGCTCTGGCAAAACGGCAGCGTTTCTTGTCCCCATGCTTCACCGCCTCAATCAGCATATCCCTCAGTCTGGTGTCAGAGCCCTCATCCTATCCCCTACCAGGGACTTGGCCCTTCAAACTCTTAAGTTCACCAAAGAGCTTGGCCACTTCACAG ACCTTcgtgttagtttgttagttggTGGAGATAGTATGGAGAGTCAGTTTGAGGAATTAGCTCAGAGTCCTGACATCATAATTGCCACTCCTGGTAGGCTCATGCACCATTTGTCTGAGGTTGATGACATGTCATTGCGCAGCGTCGAGTATGTTGTTTTCGACGAGGCTGATTGTTTATTTGGCATGGGTTTCGCCGAGCAGTTGCATCAGATTCTTGCTCAGCTCGGGGAGAACCGTCAGACCTTGCTTTTCAGTGCCACACTGCCCAGTGCTCTTGCTGAATTTGCCAAGGCTGGCTTGAGAGACCCTCAGCTTCTCCGCCTCGACTTGGAAACTCGAATTAGCCCTGACTTGAAGCTTGCCTTCTTCACTTTGAGGCAGGAAGAGAAGTACTCCGCGTTGCTGTATTTGATTAGGGAGCACATTGGTTCTGATCAGCAGACATTGATTTTTGTGTCCACCAAACATCATGTGGAGTTTCTCAACCTTTTGTTTCGTGAAGAGGGTATCGAGCCATCTGTGTGTTATGGCGACATGGATCAAGATGCTCGCAAAATCCATGTATCAAGGTTTAGGTCTAGAAAGACAATGTTGTTGATTGTGACAGACGTTGCGGCCCGGGGCATTGACATTCCATTACTTGATAATGTTATCAATTGGGACTTTCCCCCCAAGCCTAAAATATTTGTCCATCGAGTTGGAAGGGCTGCAAGGGCTGGTCGAACTGGTACTGCATATTCTTTTGTGACTCCTGAGGATATGGCTTACCTTTTGGATCTTCATTTGTTTCTTTCGAAACCAATCAAACCTGCTCCCACCGAAGAAGAGGTCTTGCAGGATATGGAAGGAGTATTGTCTAGATGTGAACAGGCAATGGCAAATAGAGAAACTATTTATGGTCGTTTCCCGCAAAAAGTCATCGACCTTGTTTCAGACAGAGTTAGGGAAATTATTGATACTTCTGCGGAACTGGAATTGTTGCAGAGGACCTGTAAAAATGCATTTCGTTTGTATTCAAAAACAAAACCCTTACCCGCAAAGGAGTCCATTAGAAGAGTAAAGGATTTGCCTCACGAAGGGCTGCATCCAATGTTCATGAATGTGTTGGAAACAGGGGAGTTAACGGCACTTGCATTTTCTGAGCATTTGAAAAAGTTTAG GCCAAAGCAGACCATTTTGGAAGCTGAAGGGGAAGCAGCTAAATTAAAGCATCAACAG GGCCCTTCTGGCCAATGGGCCGATGtgatgaaaaggaaaagagCCATTCATgagaatattataaatttggttCATGAACAGCAGCAGTCGAAGAGTAATAAGGAAAAG GAGGAAATTCAATTGGAAATCAGTCCTTCcatggagaaaggaagaaaag CAGCATGTGGTTCTAAGAGAAAGCCCCAAAGTTTCAAGGATGAGGATCACTATATAAGTTCAATACCAAAAAATCAA CATATGGAGGCTGGCCTTTCAGTAAAAGCTAATGAAGACTTTGCTTCTAATag attggAAGCAGCTGTCCTCGATCTAGTGGCAGATGATGGTGCTGGCATTCAGAAGCAAAGATCTATGTATCACTGGGATAAG AGGGGTAAAAAGTACATCAAGTTAAACAATGGTGATCGTGTTGCTGCAAATGGAAAG ATAAAGACAGAGAGTGGTGCAAAAACAAAGGCAAACAAGACTGGTATATATAAGAAGTGGAAAGAACGCTCACATGTTAGGATATCACTTAAAGGGACAAATAATGGTGATCCTCAGGATTCAACAAGTTTGACAG GATCTTACCAAAGAGGTCGTAGTAATTTTAAAGGCAGCAAGAAGCAGCATTCAATGCCCAATGCTCATGTGCGTTCAGAACTCAAAGATATGGATCAAATTCGAAAGGAGAGGCAGACAAAGGCCAACAGGGTTTCTTATATAAAGAGCAAGTCGACAAAGGGTAAAAGGTTTGgtaaaaatggtaaaaaaagaaaaggcaaatAG
- the LOC100817417 gene encoding putative DEAD-box ATP-dependent RNA helicase 29 isoform X1, which translates to MGREATKKKKMKKNAKSGGFESLGLNPNVFKGIKRKGYKVPTPIQRKTMPLILSGSDVVAMARTGSGKTAAFLVPMLHRLNQHIPQSGVRALILSPTRDLALQTLKFTKELGHFTDLRVSLLVGGDSMESQFEELAQSPDIIIATPGRLMHHLSEVDDMSLRSVEYVVFDEADCLFGMGFAEQLHQILAQLGENRQTLLFSATLPSALAEFAKAGLRDPQLLRLDLETRISPDLKLAFFTLRQEEKYSALLYLIREHIGSDQQTLIFVSTKHHVEFLNLLFREEGIEPSVCYGDMDQDARKIHVSRFRSRKTMLLIVTDVAARGIDIPLLDNVINWDFPPKPKIFVHRVGRAARAGRTGTAYSFVTPEDMAYLLDLHLFLSKPIKPAPTEEEVLQDMEGVLSRCEQAMANRETIYGRFPQKVIDLVSDRVREIIDTSAELELLQRTCKNAFRLYSKTKPLPAKESIRRVKDLPHEGLHPMFMNVLETGELTALAFSEHLKKFRPKQTILEAEGEAAKLKHQQGPSGQWADVMKRKRAIHENIINLVHEQQQSKSNKEKEEIQLEISPSMEKGRKVLAACGSKRKPQSFKDEDHYISSIPKNQHMEAGLSVKANEDFASNRLEAAVLDLVADDGAGIQKQRSMYHWDKRGKKYIKLNNGDRVAANGKIKTESGAKTKANKTGIYKKWKERSHVRISLKGTNNGDPQDSTSLTGSYQRGRSNFKGSKKQHSMPNAHVRSELKDMDQIRKERQTKANRVSYIKSKSTKGKRFGKNGKKRKGK; encoded by the exons ATGGGACGCGAAgcgacgaagaagaagaagatgaagaagaatgcAAAATCTGGGGGTTTTGAATCACTTGGTCTGAATCCCAATGTGTTCAAAGGAATCAAGCGCAAAGGGTACAAAGTGCCCACTCCAATTCAGCGGAAGACCATGCCCCTCATCCTTTCTGGCTCCGACGTCGTTGCCATGGCTCGCACGGGCTCTGGCAAAACGGCAGCGTTTCTTGTCCCCATGCTTCACCGCCTCAATCAGCATATCCCTCAGTCTGGTGTCAGAGCCCTCATCCTATCCCCTACCAGGGACTTGGCCCTTCAAACTCTTAAGTTCACCAAAGAGCTTGGCCACTTCACAG ACCTTcgtgttagtttgttagttggTGGAGATAGTATGGAGAGTCAGTTTGAGGAATTAGCTCAGAGTCCTGACATCATAATTGCCACTCCTGGTAGGCTCATGCACCATTTGTCTGAGGTTGATGACATGTCATTGCGCAGCGTCGAGTATGTTGTTTTCGACGAGGCTGATTGTTTATTTGGCATGGGTTTCGCCGAGCAGTTGCATCAGATTCTTGCTCAGCTCGGGGAGAACCGTCAGACCTTGCTTTTCAGTGCCACACTGCCCAGTGCTCTTGCTGAATTTGCCAAGGCTGGCTTGAGAGACCCTCAGCTTCTCCGCCTCGACTTGGAAACTCGAATTAGCCCTGACTTGAAGCTTGCCTTCTTCACTTTGAGGCAGGAAGAGAAGTACTCCGCGTTGCTGTATTTGATTAGGGAGCACATTGGTTCTGATCAGCAGACATTGATTTTTGTGTCCACCAAACATCATGTGGAGTTTCTCAACCTTTTGTTTCGTGAAGAGGGTATCGAGCCATCTGTGTGTTATGGCGACATGGATCAAGATGCTCGCAAAATCCATGTATCAAGGTTTAGGTCTAGAAAGACAATGTTGTTGATTGTGACAGACGTTGCGGCCCGGGGCATTGACATTCCATTACTTGATAATGTTATCAATTGGGACTTTCCCCCCAAGCCTAAAATATTTGTCCATCGAGTTGGAAGGGCTGCAAGGGCTGGTCGAACTGGTACTGCATATTCTTTTGTGACTCCTGAGGATATGGCTTACCTTTTGGATCTTCATTTGTTTCTTTCGAAACCAATCAAACCTGCTCCCACCGAAGAAGAGGTCTTGCAGGATATGGAAGGAGTATTGTCTAGATGTGAACAGGCAATGGCAAATAGAGAAACTATTTATGGTCGTTTCCCGCAAAAAGTCATCGACCTTGTTTCAGACAGAGTTAGGGAAATTATTGATACTTCTGCGGAACTGGAATTGTTGCAGAGGACCTGTAAAAATGCATTTCGTTTGTATTCAAAAACAAAACCCTTACCCGCAAAGGAGTCCATTAGAAGAGTAAAGGATTTGCCTCACGAAGGGCTGCATCCAATGTTCATGAATGTGTTGGAAACAGGGGAGTTAACGGCACTTGCATTTTCTGAGCATTTGAAAAAGTTTAG GCCAAAGCAGACCATTTTGGAAGCTGAAGGGGAAGCAGCTAAATTAAAGCATCAACAG GGCCCTTCTGGCCAATGGGCCGATGtgatgaaaaggaaaagagCCATTCATgagaatattataaatttggttCATGAACAGCAGCAGTCGAAGAGTAATAAGGAAAAG GAGGAAATTCAATTGGAAATCAGTCCTTCcatggagaaaggaagaaaag TTTTAGCAGCATGTGGTTCTAAGAGAAAGCCCCAAAGTTTCAAGGATGAGGATCACTATATAAGTTCAATACCAAAAAATCAA CATATGGAGGCTGGCCTTTCAGTAAAAGCTAATGAAGACTTTGCTTCTAATag attggAAGCAGCTGTCCTCGATCTAGTGGCAGATGATGGTGCTGGCATTCAGAAGCAAAGATCTATGTATCACTGGGATAAG AGGGGTAAAAAGTACATCAAGTTAAACAATGGTGATCGTGTTGCTGCAAATGGAAAG ATAAAGACAGAGAGTGGTGCAAAAACAAAGGCAAACAAGACTGGTATATATAAGAAGTGGAAAGAACGCTCACATGTTAGGATATCACTTAAAGGGACAAATAATGGTGATCCTCAGGATTCAACAAGTTTGACAG GATCTTACCAAAGAGGTCGTAGTAATTTTAAAGGCAGCAAGAAGCAGCATTCAATGCCCAATGCTCATGTGCGTTCAGAACTCAAAGATATGGATCAAATTCGAAAGGAGAGGCAGACAAAGGCCAACAGGGTTTCTTATATAAAGAGCAAGTCGACAAAGGGTAAAAGGTTTGgtaaaaatggtaaaaaaagaaaaggcaaatAG
- the LOC100817417 gene encoding putative DEAD-box ATP-dependent RNA helicase 29 isoform X3, producing MGREATKKKKMKKNAKSGGFESLGLNPNVFKGIKRKGYKVPTPIQRKTMPLILSGSDVVAMARTGSGKTAAFLVPMLHRLNQHIPQSGVRALILSPTRDLALQTLKFTKELGHFTDLRVSLLVGGDSMESQFEELAQSPDIIIATPGRLMHHLSEVDDMSLRSVEYVVFDEADCLFGMGFAEQLHQILAQLGENRQTLLFSATLPSALAEFAKAGLRDPQLLRLDLETRISPDLKLAFFTLRQEEKYSALLYLIREHIGSDQQTLIFVSTKHHVEFLNLLFREEGIEPSVCYGDMDQDARKIHVSRFRSRKTMLLIVTDVAARGIDIPLLDNVINWDFPPKPKIFVHRVGRAARAGRTGTAYSFVTPEDMAYLLDLHLFLSKPIKPAPTEEEVLQDMEGVLSRCEQAMANRETIYGRFPQKVIDLVSDRVREIIDTSAELELLQRTCKNAFRLYSKTKPLPAKESIRRVKDLPHEGLHPMFMNVLETGELTALAFSEHLKKFRPKQTILEAEGEAAKLKHQQGPSGQWADVMKRKRAIHENIINLVHEQQQSKSNKEKEEIQLEISPSMEKGRKACGSKRKPQSFKDEDHYISSIPKNQHMEAGLSVKANEDFASNRLEAAVLDLVADDGAGIQKQRSMYHWDKRGKKYIKLNNGDRVAANGKIKTESGAKTKANKTGIYKKWKERSHVRISLKGTNNGDPQDSTSLTGSYQRGRSNFKGSKKQHSMPNAHVRSELKDMDQIRKERQTKANRVSYIKSKSTKGKRFGKNGKKRKGK from the exons ATGGGACGCGAAgcgacgaagaagaagaagatgaagaagaatgcAAAATCTGGGGGTTTTGAATCACTTGGTCTGAATCCCAATGTGTTCAAAGGAATCAAGCGCAAAGGGTACAAAGTGCCCACTCCAATTCAGCGGAAGACCATGCCCCTCATCCTTTCTGGCTCCGACGTCGTTGCCATGGCTCGCACGGGCTCTGGCAAAACGGCAGCGTTTCTTGTCCCCATGCTTCACCGCCTCAATCAGCATATCCCTCAGTCTGGTGTCAGAGCCCTCATCCTATCCCCTACCAGGGACTTGGCCCTTCAAACTCTTAAGTTCACCAAAGAGCTTGGCCACTTCACAG ACCTTcgtgttagtttgttagttggTGGAGATAGTATGGAGAGTCAGTTTGAGGAATTAGCTCAGAGTCCTGACATCATAATTGCCACTCCTGGTAGGCTCATGCACCATTTGTCTGAGGTTGATGACATGTCATTGCGCAGCGTCGAGTATGTTGTTTTCGACGAGGCTGATTGTTTATTTGGCATGGGTTTCGCCGAGCAGTTGCATCAGATTCTTGCTCAGCTCGGGGAGAACCGTCAGACCTTGCTTTTCAGTGCCACACTGCCCAGTGCTCTTGCTGAATTTGCCAAGGCTGGCTTGAGAGACCCTCAGCTTCTCCGCCTCGACTTGGAAACTCGAATTAGCCCTGACTTGAAGCTTGCCTTCTTCACTTTGAGGCAGGAAGAGAAGTACTCCGCGTTGCTGTATTTGATTAGGGAGCACATTGGTTCTGATCAGCAGACATTGATTTTTGTGTCCACCAAACATCATGTGGAGTTTCTCAACCTTTTGTTTCGTGAAGAGGGTATCGAGCCATCTGTGTGTTATGGCGACATGGATCAAGATGCTCGCAAAATCCATGTATCAAGGTTTAGGTCTAGAAAGACAATGTTGTTGATTGTGACAGACGTTGCGGCCCGGGGCATTGACATTCCATTACTTGATAATGTTATCAATTGGGACTTTCCCCCCAAGCCTAAAATATTTGTCCATCGAGTTGGAAGGGCTGCAAGGGCTGGTCGAACTGGTACTGCATATTCTTTTGTGACTCCTGAGGATATGGCTTACCTTTTGGATCTTCATTTGTTTCTTTCGAAACCAATCAAACCTGCTCCCACCGAAGAAGAGGTCTTGCAGGATATGGAAGGAGTATTGTCTAGATGTGAACAGGCAATGGCAAATAGAGAAACTATTTATGGTCGTTTCCCGCAAAAAGTCATCGACCTTGTTTCAGACAGAGTTAGGGAAATTATTGATACTTCTGCGGAACTGGAATTGTTGCAGAGGACCTGTAAAAATGCATTTCGTTTGTATTCAAAAACAAAACCCTTACCCGCAAAGGAGTCCATTAGAAGAGTAAAGGATTTGCCTCACGAAGGGCTGCATCCAATGTTCATGAATGTGTTGGAAACAGGGGAGTTAACGGCACTTGCATTTTCTGAGCATTTGAAAAAGTTTAG GCCAAAGCAGACCATTTTGGAAGCTGAAGGGGAAGCAGCTAAATTAAAGCATCAACAG GGCCCTTCTGGCCAATGGGCCGATGtgatgaaaaggaaaagagCCATTCATgagaatattataaatttggttCATGAACAGCAGCAGTCGAAGAGTAATAAGGAAAAG GAGGAAATTCAATTGGAAATCAGTCCTTCcatggagaaaggaagaaaag CATGTGGTTCTAAGAGAAAGCCCCAAAGTTTCAAGGATGAGGATCACTATATAAGTTCAATACCAAAAAATCAA CATATGGAGGCTGGCCTTTCAGTAAAAGCTAATGAAGACTTTGCTTCTAATag attggAAGCAGCTGTCCTCGATCTAGTGGCAGATGATGGTGCTGGCATTCAGAAGCAAAGATCTATGTATCACTGGGATAAG AGGGGTAAAAAGTACATCAAGTTAAACAATGGTGATCGTGTTGCTGCAAATGGAAAG ATAAAGACAGAGAGTGGTGCAAAAACAAAGGCAAACAAGACTGGTATATATAAGAAGTGGAAAGAACGCTCACATGTTAGGATATCACTTAAAGGGACAAATAATGGTGATCCTCAGGATTCAACAAGTTTGACAG GATCTTACCAAAGAGGTCGTAGTAATTTTAAAGGCAGCAAGAAGCAGCATTCAATGCCCAATGCTCATGTGCGTTCAGAACTCAAAGATATGGATCAAATTCGAAAGGAGAGGCAGACAAAGGCCAACAGGGTTTCTTATATAAAGAGCAAGTCGACAAAGGGTAAAAGGTTTGgtaaaaatggtaaaaaaagaaaaggcaaatAG
- the LOC100793468 gene encoding cyclin-dependent protein kinase inhibitor SMR11 translates to MASGDLCKDSMKDTPTDCVVPITPEAVTENGDLQSQSPLTLSVVRKQLIRACIDCDSDRALVDNNNNDIGIPRTPKDGVFDPFAPGPDNMARAPNSNKYLDEYRTTVARRLDFHPSFDVVAEADSDTLSDEKMVESVYENLLQVIVSKQAEGALAQMSDDCETPPSVLRFTGIADTCPGAPMKPAAKPRNIDFGLCKKLEF, encoded by the coding sequence ATGGCTTCTGGGGATCTGTGCAAAGACTCAATGAAAGATACTCCCACCGATTGTGTGGTTCCTATAACTCCCGAGGCTGTCACCGAGAATGGGGATTTGCAATCTCAATCCCCTCTCACACTCTCAGTGGTCAGGAAACAACTCATACGTGCGTGCATTGATTGCGATTCTGACCGTGCCTtggttgataataataataatgacattGGTATCCCCCGAACTCCTAAGGACGGTGTTTTTGACCCCTTTGCACCTGGTCCTGATAACATGGCGCGGGCACCTAACAGTAACAAGTATCTTGACGAGTATAGGACCACCGTTGCCCGGCGGCTTGATTTCCATCCCTCCTTTGATGTTGTTGCTGAAGCAGATTCTGATACTCTTTCAGATGAGAAAATGGTTGAATCAGTATATGAGAATCTTTTGCAAGTTATTGTTTCTAAGCAAGCTGAGGGTGCTCTTGCTCAAATGTCCGACGATTGTGAAACACCCCCATCTGTACTCCGCTTCACTGGAATTGCTGATACTTGTCCTGGTGCACCTATGAAACCAGCGGCTAAACCTAGGAACATTGATTTTGGGTTGTGCAAGAAGCTTGAATTCTGA